In Gadus chalcogrammus isolate NIFS_2021 chromosome 13, NIFS_Gcha_1.0, whole genome shotgun sequence, a single genomic region encodes these proteins:
- the aurka gene encoding aurora kinase A — protein sequence MDAASGKDMKLQRPAGKLTTSNLGPKRVPVAQTTRKSGNPASHTPKVLGMLNGPQRIQRPMSQQKPVSHVATVVKPSYAADQNRNPVTPNVNPAMQQKPSLQSGQAKPKATKVDPEPAKNTTEPSKKKPSQNEATKKESSNGNSIARWSLENFDIGRPLGKGKFGNVYLARERQTMFILALKVLFKKQLEMAGVAHQLRREVEIQSHLRHPNILRLYGYFHDASRVYLILEFAPKGELYGELQRCGSFNEERSATYIMELADALNYCHSKKVIHRDIKPENLLLGANGELKIADFGWSVHTPSSRRSTLCGTLDYLPPEMIEGRTHDEKVDLWSLGVLCYEFLVGKPPFETKSHEETYRKICRVEYTYPAVANICADAKDLIGRLLKHNPLHRLPIQGVLCHPWVVEKSTKKPTSLSASPEPEK from the exons ATGGATGCTGCTAGTGGAAAGGATATGAAACTGCAAAGGCCTGCAGGCAAG CTGACTACCAGTAACTTGGGTCCAAAGAGAGTTCCGGTGGCTCAAACCACTCGGAAGTCTGGCAACCCAGCGAGCCACACTCCCAAGGTCCTAGGGATGTTAAACGGGCCACAGCGCATACAGCGACCCATGAGCCAGCAGAAGCCCGTATCGCACGTCGCCACTGTTGTCAAGCCCAGCTATGCagctgatcaaaacaggaaccCGGTCACTCCCAACGTTAACCCTGCAATGCAACAGAAGCCTAGTCTCCAGTCTGGTCAGGCCAAGCCGAAAGCCACAAAAGTTGACCCAGAGCCTGCCAAAAACACAACAGAGCCTTCTAAGAAGAAGCCTTCGCAAA ACGAGGCAACCAAGAAGGAATCTTCAAATGGAAATTCAAT AGCGCGATGGAGCCTGGAGAACTTTGACATCGGCCGTCCCTTGGGGAAGGGTAAATTTGGCAATGTCTACCTGGCCCGGGAACGTCAGACCATGTTCATCCTGGCCCTGAAAGTGCTCTTCAAGAAGCAGCTGGAGATGGCGGGGGTGGCGCACCAGCTCAGGCGTGAAGTGGAAATCCAGTCTCACCTCAG GCACCCCAACATACTGCGCCTCTACGGTTACTTCCATGATGCGTCTCGCGTTTACCTCATCCTGGAGTTTGCACCCAAGGGAGAGCTTTACGGCGAGCTGCAGCGCTGTGGCAGCTTCAACGAGGAGCGCAGTGCCACT TACATAATGGAGCTTGCAGATGCTCTGAACTACTGCCACTCCAAGAAGGTGATCCATAGAGACATCAAACCTGAGAACCTCCTTCTTGGAGCCAATGGCGAGCTGAAGATTGCGGACTTTGGGTGGTCTGTGCACACGCCTTCCTCCAG GAGATCCACGCTGTGCGGCACGCTGGACTACCTGCCCCCGGAGATGATCGAGGGTAGGACCCACGACGAGAAGGTGGACCTGTGGAGTCTGGGGGTCCTCTGCTACGAGTTCTTGGTGGGCAAGCCCCCCTTTGAGACAAAGAGTCACGAGGAAACTTACCGCAAGATCTGCAGG GTGGAATATACGTACCCGGCCGTGGCCAATATCTGTGCAGATGCAAAGGACTTGATTGGCAGGCTGCTGAAGCACAACCCCCTGCACCGACTGCCCATCCAGGGCGTGCTGTGCCACCCCTGGGTGGTGGAGAAGTCCACCAAAAAACCCACGTCCCTATCGGCCAGCCCGGAGCCGGAGAAATGa
- the slc32a1 gene encoding vesicular inhibitory amino acid transporter, whose protein sequence is MATLIRSKLSNKLSNAATSVSNKSQAKVSGMFARMGFQAATDEEGLGFAACDDLDYDHRQGMQMDILTNDEAGAGAGSGPTGTGEGGLDGDSHYQRDGTGLPPSGSKDASLAEEDKPKITAWEAGWNVTNAIQGMFVLGLPYAILHGGYLGLFLIIFAAVVCCYTGKILIACLYEENEDGQLVRVRDSYVDIANACCAPRFPSLGGHIVNVAQIIELVMTCILYVVVSGNLMENSFPTMPVSQKSWAIIATVALLPCAFLKNLKAVSKFSLLCTMAHFVINVLVIAYCLSRARDWAWDKVKFYIDVKKFPISIGIIVFSYTSQIFLPSLEGNMNKPSEFHCMMNWTHIAACILKGLFALVAYLTWADATKEVITDNLPSTIRAVVNLFLVAKALLSYPLPFFAAVEVLEKSFFGDGGRAFPDCYGADGRLKSWGLTLRCTLVVFTLLMAIYVPHFALLMGLTGSLTGAGLCFLLPSLFHLKLLWRKLLWHHVFFDVAIFVIGGICSVSGFIHSMEGLIEAYRYNIEE, encoded by the exons ATGGCTACGTTAATAAGAAGCAAGCTTTCTAATAAGCTGTCCAATGCCGCTACCTCGGTCTCCAACAAATCCCAGGCGAAGGTGAGCGGGATGTTCGCCAGGATGGGCTTCCAAGCCGCCACGGACGAGGAGGGTTTGGGCTTCGCCGCCTGCGATGACCTGGATTATGACCATAGACAGGGGATGCAAATGGACATTTTAACAAACGATGAGGCAGGAGCCGGAGCAGGGAGCGGACCGACAggcacaggggagggggggttggatgGCGACAGCCACTACCAGAGAGATGGAACCGGTCTGCCGCCCTCAGGCTCCAAAGACGCAAGTCTGGCAGAAGAAGATAAACCAAAAATTACCGCATGGGAGGCCGGCTGGAACGTGACAAATGCCATCCAG GGGATGTTTGTGCTTGGCTTACCCTACGCCATCCTGCACGGAGGATATCTCGGACTATTTCTTATCATTTTCGCCGCCGTGGTGTGCTGCTACACAGGCAAAATCCTCATTGCCTGCCTGTACGAAGAGAACGAGGATGGGCAGCTGGTACGTGTCAGGGACTCGTACGTGGACATTGCCAACGCCTGCTGCGCGCCCAGATTCCCTTCTTTGGGCGGTCACATCGTGAATGTAGCCCAGATCATAGAGCTGGTGATGACCTGCATCCTCTACGTGGTGGTCAGCGGTAACCTCATGGAGAACAGCTTCCCCACCATGCCCGTCTCCCAGAAGTCCTGGGCCATCATCGCGACCGTGGCCCTCCTTCCCTGCGCCTTTCTCAAGAACCTGAAGGCCGTCTCCAAGTTCAGCCTGCTGTGCACGATGGCCCACTTCGTTATCAACGTCCTGGTGATCGCCTACTGCCTCTCCAGGGCCAGGGACTGGGCGTGGGACAAAGTCAAGTTCTACATCGACGTCAAGAAGTTCCCCATCTCCATCGGCATCATCGTGTTCAGCTACACCTCTCAGATCTTCCTGCCTTCTCTCGAGGGGAACATGAACAAGCCCAGCGAGTTCCACTGCATGATGAACTGGACCCATATCGCCGCCTGCATCCTCAAGGGCCTGTTCGCCCTGGTGGCCTACCTGACCTGGGCGGACGCGACCAAGGAGGTCATCACAGACAACCTGCCGTCCACCATCCGAGCCGTCGTCAATCTTTTCCTGGTAGCCAAAGCCTTGCTGTCCTATCCATTGCCGTTTTTCGCAGCCGTAGAGGTTTTGGAAAAAAGCTTTTTCGGTGACGGAGGACGGGCGTTTCCAGATTGCTACGGGGCCGATGGACGCCTGAAGTCTTGGGGTCTCACTCTTCGATGCACCCTGGTTGTGTTTACGTTGCTGATGGCCATTTATGTCCCACATTTCGCTCTCCTCATGGGGCTCACTGGAAGTCTCACGGGCGCTGGGCTGTGCTTTCTACTGCCCAGCCTCTTCCACCTCAAGCTTTTATGGAGAAAGCTCTTGTGGCACCACGTGTTCTTCGATGTCGCCATCTTTGTAATAGGGGGTATATGCAGTGTATCTGGTTTCATTCATTCGATGGAGGGCCTCATAGAAGCGTACAGGTACAACATAGAAGAGTAG